GCAGGGCCGCCACAGCCACCGCCCCGGCCGGCTCGATCAGCAGCTTCTGCCGTTCCAGCATCAGGATCAGGGCCCGGGAGATGGTCTCCTCGTCGACCGTGACCATCTCGTCCACCAGGCTCTCGACGATGGTGAACGGCACGTCACCCGGCCGGCCGACCGCGATGCCGTCGGCCATCGTGCTCATCGACGGCAGCGACTCCGGGCGCCCGGCCGCCAGCGAGGGAGGGTAGGCGGCGGCCGACTCGGCCTGCACACCGATCACCCGGATGTCGGGACGGCGGGCCTTCAGCACCGTGGCCACCCCGGCGAGCAGTCCCCCGCCACCGGTGCTGACCAGCACCGTCTTCACCTCGGGCCGCTGCTCCAGGAGCTCCAGGGCGATGGTGCCCTGACCGGCCACCACGTCCGGATGGTCGAACGGGTGGATCATCACCGCGCCGCTGGTGGCGGCGTGTTCCAGCGCGCTGGCCAGGCACTCGTCCACGGTGTTGCCGGTGAGCACCACCTCGGCGCCGTAACCGCGGGTGGCGTCGAGCTTGGGCAGCGGCGCGCCGACCGGCATGTACACCCGGGCCGGCACCCCCAGCAGCCGGGCGGCCAGGGCCACCCCCTGGGCGTGGTTGCCGGCGCTGGCCGCGACCACACCACGGGCCTTCTCCTCGTCGGACAGCCGGGCCATCCGGGTGTAGGCCCCGCGGATCTTGAACGACCCGGCGCGCTGCTGGTTCTCGCACTTCAGCCACACCTGGCCGCCGCGCAGGTCGGAGAGCGCGCGGCTGCGGACCACGGGCGTGCGCCGGATCACCGGCTCGAGCAGTTCCGCGGCCGCCACCACGTCGGCATCGCTCACGGGCAGAACACGGCGGTCGGCAACGGACATGACCGAATCCTGCCACGGCCCTGTGACGGCGGGGTTCCCGGGCGAACCGTGCCCGATCTGCCGTTCCCCCCGGAGATGACACACTTGCCCACCATGTGGGGAGGGCGCAGCCCGCGGCGGGTTCCGCTGCTCCGGGTCGACGAGGCGGGCCTCGCCGACCGCGGCCGGATCTGGTTGCTCGAGGCCGCGCACGTGCTGCTCGCCGTCCCCAGTTCTCTGGTCTTCGTCCTGATCGTGGCGGGCTGGCCGACGGCCACCGTGGGCGTCGGGTTCCTGCTGCTCCACCTCGCCGTGCCGTCGGCCGCGCGGCTCGGCCGGGTGCACCGCCACCTGGCCGGGCTGGCCCTGCACCGGCCGGTCGAGGTCCGCGACCACCAGCGTCCCCGCGAGCGTGGTGCGGCTCTGCTCTGGGGCGGGCCGCTGACCTGGGTGCAGGATCCGCGGCGCTGGCTCGACCTGGCCTTCGCCGCGTTCGCGGCCACCGGGGGCCTGGTCATGTCGGCCATCGTGGTCGCCCTGCCGGCCGGGGTGATCGCGCATGTCGTACTGCCGTTCGTGTTTCCCGGCCTGTGGTGGATGGTACTGCTGATCCCTCTCGACCTGGCGCTGTGGTGGATTCTGGGGCCGGTGCTGTGCACCGCCCGGGCGATCACCACGCTGGCGATGTTCGGCAGCTCACGCACCGCCCAGCTGGAGCGCCGGGTGGCCGCGGTGTCGGAGTCCCGGGCCGAGACGATCGACCACTCGGCCGCCGAGATCCGGCGCATCGAGAGGGATCTGCACGACGGCGCCCAGGCGCGCATCGTGTCGCTGGGCATGAACATCGGCCTGGCGGAACAACTTCTGCACACCGACCCGGCCGCGGCGGCGGCGCTGCTGGCCGAGGCCCGGCAGGCCACCACCGACGCGCTGGAGGATCTGCGCGGCGTGGTGCGCAGCATCCATCCGCCGGTGCTGGCCGACCGCGGCCTGGCCGGGGCGGTCGAGGCCCTGACCGTGCAGATGTCCGTGCCGGTCATCACGACCGCCGATCTGCCTGACCCGATTCCGGCGCCGATCGAGACGGCGGTCTACTTCGCCGTCGCCGAGGCACTGGCCAACGTGGTGAAACACGCCGGGGCGCACCAGGCCTGGGTGCGGCTGGAGCACCGGGACAACCGGCTGCGCACTCAGATCGGGGACGACGGGACAGGTGGGGCGTCGCTCGACGGCGGCTCGGGTCTGGCCGGGGTGGCGCGCCGGCTGCGGGCGTTCGACGGCACACTGGACATCGACAGCCCCGCCGGGGGCCCGACA
The Kineosporia corallincola DNA segment above includes these coding regions:
- the ilvA gene encoding threonine ammonia-lyase: MSVADRRVLPVSDADVVAAAELLEPVIRRTPVVRSRALSDLRGGQVWLKCENQQRAGSFKIRGAYTRMARLSDEEKARGVVAASAGNHAQGVALAARLLGVPARVYMPVGAPLPKLDATRGYGAEVVLTGNTVDECLASALEHAATSGAVMIHPFDHPDVVAGQGTIALELLEQRPEVKTVLVSTGGGGLLAGVATVLKARRPDIRVIGVQAESAAAYPPSLAAGRPESLPSMSTMADGIAVGRPGDVPFTIVESLVDEMVTVDEETISRALILMLERQKLLIEPAGAVAVAALLKPELEIETPALAVLSGGNVDPLLLMRLIRHGLASAGRYLRLQVRVPDRPGSLAGLLMRLATTDANVMEVEHVRTGPHTPVNEVEVALWLETRGAEHCRQVVADLTEAGYQPVSSETD
- a CDS encoding sensor histidine kinase, whose translation is MWGGRSPRRVPLLRVDEAGLADRGRIWLLEAAHVLLAVPSSLVFVLIVAGWPTATVGVGFLLLHLAVPSAARLGRVHRHLAGLALHRPVEVRDHQRPRERGAALLWGGPLTWVQDPRRWLDLAFAAFAATGGLVMSAIVVALPAGVIAHVVLPFVFPGLWWMVLLIPLDLALWWILGPVLCTARAITTLAMFGSSRTAQLERRVAAVSESRAETIDHSAAEIRRIERDLHDGAQARIVSLGMNIGLAEQLLHTDPAAAAALLAEARQATTDALEDLRGVVRSIHPPVLADRGLAGAVEALTVQMSVPVITTADLPDPIPAPIETAVYFAVAEALANVVKHAGAHQAWVRLEHRDNRLRTQIGDDGTGGASLDGGSGLAGVARRLRAFDGTLDIDSPAGGPTTVTVEVPCASSSPKT